The Bosea beijingensis genome contains the following window.
CGACGTCATGTTCTGCGTCTTCAGCGTATCGGGTGCCGGCTCGACATAGGATATCTTGCCAGGGAAGCGCCGCTCGGGCGCGCCGAGCACGCTGAAATAGACCTCCTGGCCGGCCTTGACCCGGAGCACGTCGGCTTCCGAGATCTTGGCCTTCACCGTCATGGTCGAAACGTCGCCGAGCACCACGACCGTCGGCGCGGATTGCACGGCATTCACCGTTTGGCCTTCCTGCGCGACGATGGCCAGCACCGTGCCGGGGCTCGGCGCGGTGATGCGGGTATAGCCGAGCTTGGCGCGGGCGTCCTCGACCTTCACCTGGCTCGACTGGATCTGCGCATCGAGCGACTCGATCTGGGCGCGGGTCACGCTCACCGTCATCTCGGCATTCTCGAAGGCGTCGCGCGAGACGGCGTTCTGCCCGACCATCTGTTTCTGCCGGGCGAGCACGGCCTGGGCATAGGCGAGGCTGGCGCTGCGCTCGGCGCGCTGGGCCTTGAGGGCGGCCAGATCGGCCTCGGCCGAGCGCAGCGCGTTCTGCTGGGTGATGCCGTCGATCTCGGCGATGAGGTCGCCCGTCGCGACATTGTCGCCGAGCTTGACCTTCAGGGAGACGATGCGGCCGGTCGCCTGCGCGCCGACGCTGACCTGCCGGACAGGCTCCAGCGCGCCGGAGGCGAGCACCGCTTCCTCGACATTGCCCATCACCGCTTCGCTGCTCGGCAGGCTCACCGTCTCGGCCGGCGAGGGCTGGCGGGCCTGCCAGACATAGTAGCCGCCGGCGGCCGCGAGGATCAGGGCGGGAATAAGGAGGCGGCGCAGCCTCATGGTTGCGGCTCCTCGACGGGAAGAATGCGCAGGCGCGGACCGGTCTCCGCGTCGATGACGGCCGGGGCCGAGACCTCGACCGGCCTCAGCCAGCCGCCGCCCAGCGCCTTGTTGAGCGCGATGAAGCTCGTGGCGAGCGCAACCCGGCTCTGGATCAGCGATTCCTCCGATGCGTAGAGCGTGCGCTGGGCTTCGAGCACATCAAGGAAGCTCGCCGTGCCCGCCGTATAGAGTGCGCGGGAGAGCCGCGCGGCTTCGCCGGAGGCGCGGGCGGCCTCGGTCAGGCTGCCGAGCCTGAGCCGCTGCTGCCGCAAGCCGACTAGATTGTCCTCGACATCCTGCAGCGCGGTCAGCACCGCGAGGCGCAAAGCCG
Protein-coding sequences here:
- a CDS encoding efflux RND transporter periplasmic adaptor subunit; the encoded protein is MRLRRLLIPALILAAAGGYYVWQARQPSPAETVSLPSSEAVMGNVEEAVLASGALEPVRQVSVGAQATGRIVSLKVKLGDNVATGDLIAEIDGITQQNALRSAEADLAALKAQRAERSASLAYAQAVLARQKQMVGQNAVSRDAFENAEMTVSVTRAQIESLDAQIQSSQVKVEDARAKLGYTRITAPSPGTVLAIVAQEGQTVNAVQSAPTVVVLGDVSTMTVKAKISEADVLRVKAGQEVYFSVLGAPERRFPGKISYVEPAPDTLKTQNMTSSSSASSSSSAASTSAVYYNALFEVPNPEGRLLTSMTAQVTVIVGRAESVVTIPSTAVRRRGPNAFVDVLGPDGKSEQRKVTTGLDNKIVVEITSGLKAGERVVTTRSSGGPDATRPTRARRSPFGF